Part of the Labilibaculum antarcticum genome, ATCGCATAAATTGAAATCAAAATCAGGAAACTTATTATAGTAACATTTAGGCTTAGCAAAGAGGAAACCGCTATGGAAAGACCAAAAATCACAAAGAAAAAGGTTCGGACAACAAAGGCTGTTTCTGCTGTAATTGTATGTAGCTCATGATAGATATGATGTGCTTTATCGAAATCAATTAATTTTGAGAGTTTGCCTTTGAAAAAGAGTTTCATATTCGCGATTACCAATCCGAATATCAGGATGATAATAAGCGAAGAAAGGTGCATCTTTTTTCCCAGAGCATAGAGTAGTAAGAGTACTGCTATCAGTAAAAAGAGTTTTACCTGACTTTTAATGCGTTGAAAAATTAAAATGATCGCATAACTTGCTACCAGAGAAATAATAATGGTGAGCAGAATGTTCCCTGCAAAACCTGTTACTCCGCTATCTTCTGCAGGATTTAATTTTCCGGTTAAAAAATAGAACATCATAATTCCCATGATATCCGAAAAAGTACTTTCGTAGATGTGAAATTCTTTTTTACTCGCACTTAAACCTGATACACTGGGTATGATAATGGCACTGGATAGTATCGACAAAGGAGTTGCGTAAAGCCAGGCCGATTGCATGGTCATTCCGGGAATGAAATTGTAAAGGATCAATACAACTGCCCATGTTGATAAAATAAGGCCGGTTAAGGCTACGGTAAACGATTTTAGGATGGGAACTAGTTTCTCTCTTTTCAGTTCCAGTTCAAGGGCTGCTTCCAGCACTATCATAATTAATCCAACAATTCCCAGAACTTCCAGAATGGGAAAGAAATTTAATGTTTCTGCATTGAAATGTTTTAGTATGTATTGCAAACCAACGCCCAGCACAATCAGCATCAATACAGCAGGAATGTTTGTCTTTCTGGATAATCCATTAAATAAAAACGATAAAATTATGATTATGGATACTTCAATAATCAAATTATAGGATGAAATGATTTCCATGATGCTTACTTAAAAATGTTGGTTAGACTTGTTTCAATCTGTATTTCATGTAAAAAGGCAGTTAAATCTTCGGTGGTGGCACCATTTTCCAGAGTATACTGAAATTTATATACCTCAGGAATTTCACTGCTCTTGATGCTGGGTCTTTGTCCTAAATCTAAAATTGGATTATCAAAAATTAGATTTAATATCTGTTCTTTAGTTAGTTGTGTGTTCAGGTATAGTGTTTGCCTTAATTTGGTATTCACATTTGAGTTGATCGCAAATCCTAAATTTTCAATCTCGGTGTAATTAATAAACCGTTCTCCATATTCGGCGTTGATGATTAAACCGAAGGATTGAAGACTCTTAACTTCTCCCTTAAAATCACCTATTGTGATAAATGCGTCGGTGCTTACCAAGGGATTTGCCCTGAAAAAAATCCCGCTCACGTAGTTTTTGATATAGTAGAAACCAAAAAGACTTATAAAAACCAATAGAATACTGTGTGTAACGTAATTGATAGATATAAAATCAAGCAATAAAAGCGATATTGCAGCGGGTTTGTAAAATAAAAGTTCTTTTCTTAAAAAGCTTATTATTTTTTTATTGGTTACGGTCTTTTTAGCAAATCTCTCGCCAATGTAGGTGATAAGCTTTAGCATCCAATAGATGGCTATCAGCAGTATAAGCAGGCCTAATAAACCGCTCCATGTGTATAGTGTCTCGATATTTTCCATTTAGTTGAGTACTCCTCTGTATTTTAGAATTTCACGAATGTTGTGGTACAATACTGGATTTAAAACAAGATTTCCTTCCGGATTTCGGAGAAAAACTTTGGTGTTGGTTAATCGTTTTAATCCCGATTTAAATGAGCTGTCGTATTGTTTGCCCAAAAAGTTTTTCAATACAATTTCATTAATGTGCTTGTATAGTAATACATATTTAAGAATAATGATTTCTTCGTTGTTGAAAAAATCTTCAAATTCATATTCCTTTTCCTGATAAACTACGTTGTTGTCATCAGCAGTGGTGATTGCATACGTCCATGCCTGCAATACTTCACCCATATTATAGTCGTAATCTCTACACAATTTTTGGACGTAAAGTTCCAGTTGTTTGTTGAGTAGGGGAAGTCCTTTTTCATTAACCAGGCTTCGGTGCGAGGCACCATGCCGCAACAGAATGGCTTTGTATATCTCATCAACTTTAGCCTTGTTAACATCTATGATGGAACTAAACGAATGGGAAAATGGAAGTCTTTTATCCAGATGAGACTGCATGGCATTTGAAGTCGTCATGATAACGAAAACTTGATCCGATTCTGATTCTATAAATTCTATGGCGGCTCTTACATTATTCAGGAAACTGTGATTTTTGTCCCTCCAAAGTTCCAAATTGTCAATTACCAATAAAGGCTTGAAATTATAGGTGTGTTTCTTAATATGCTGAAGAGCCTCTGCAAGGTTTTTTGTTGTCTTAAATTTTCTTCCTTCAACAGAAATTGTACTATCAACTTCGAGAACAATACTTTGTTTGTCGAAATAATCTTTTGCCACACTTTCTATAAAAGTAGATTTTCCACTTAAATTATTTCCGACCACAAGTATCGCTTTGCTATGCCCTTTTTTCCAGAGATTTAATGTTTCCTGAAGTTTTTGTTTCTCTGATTCACGGGGAACCAGAAATAAATCGCCAATGAAATTTTTATTTAAAAAAAGAGTGTCGTAGTGAACGTTTGATGCCTTGAATGTCCTGTATTCAATGCATTTGGAGGCGTTTTCTAATTTTTTGAAAGGACTTTTAACTGTGCTAATCTCATATCTTGTACTAAAGAAAGACTGGAGGTTTTTTATTCTTTTTTCTACATCCAAAAAGAAATTATTTTTGGAAGACGTGAGCTGGGTTATCGATGATTGCAATGAAACTTTCAAGAAATCTTCGGCGTCGTAAATGTTTGTAACCAAGAATTCGCTGTTTAAATTTTCCTGAACCTGGCTAATTATTTTCCTTTGCAACTTTTCATTCGTATTGACAGATTGCAAAAGGTTTTGTAAACTTTGAACCTGAGAAGGTAGGGTTTCCAGCGTATTGTTGTTTTTCAGTAAAGTTAAACTGCTTTTTAAATTTAGTAAGCTATGCTTATAAAAAGCAATCAAATTAACCCTGTTTTGCCACAACTCGATCAGATCGGGAAACAGCATATAATTCAACCATTTTTTAGCCGATTTATTGAAATTTATTTTTTTGATGAGAAGTAAACCATCCTCACTGGCAACAGGAATATTGTTTTCTTTAAGTGCTGCAATTTTCGATTCAATATCAAAGGCATAGCTTTCCTGTTGTGGATTTTTTAAGTCTAAATCATCCAAGATATCTTCAATTATCGAAATGGTATCTGAAGTTTTAACCGGCTCATCCAGATTCTTAACTGAATCCATAACCATCGCTATGGTTTGTTTGGAACTTTCAAGCTCATTAATAAGCGTTGAACAAATGGTTTGGGTATGGTTTTTAATATCCTTAAAAATGAGGATGACATCAGATAAGGTCTGAGTTGATTTTTCAATTTCTTTTGCTTGATTTTGTATGGTTAGAAATTGATTTTTATACACTTCCCAAGGGTTTTGCTGGTGTTTGGCTTTGGAAATAAGTTTCTTCCTTTTTTTATCTGTGTGCTGAAGCGGATTTCGTTCTGCACTTATTTTCTGTACAAGGGAATTGATTGCTTTTTCTAAAATTGCTTTGGATTCTTTTAAGTGATTCAGAACAGCCTTCTCATCGACCAGTGATTCTTGTTTTTTATTTTGTGAAATATGAACTTGTAACAATACATCGCGATGTATCAACATCGTATCCTTAAATAACTCAGCTAACAGATAGTGTAAGCTGTGTATTGTAGTGAAGTCTAAATTTTTGCCGGTTTGTACTTTGTTGTATTCCTGATCGCAAATTGTGATAAATAAATTGCTTACGTCTATAAATTCTTTTAGAATAAGCTGAGAAAGCCTTTCTGTTGTCAGGTTTTGTGCCAATAGGTTTAGATAGTCCTCTAAATGTTTATTTAAAGTCTCTAAAATACCTAAGGAATTGATTGGCAGATTTTTTTCTTTATCAGACTTCATGTGTTTCAAATCTTTATTATTCATAGTAAACCCAATGCAATATAAGAATTTCAAATTCATGATTTTTACAATTTAAAATACTTTTTATGATGATTTACAAATAAAAAGAAGGAAAGAGTTATCGTGTTGAGAGCGCTGTAGAAAGAGGATTAAAAAGGAAAGACTAATTATTTTAGTGCTTGATTTCAAGTATGTGTTTGAATAGACAGGCATTTATTATTACTTTTCGATCAAATTAAAAAATACTAGCAATGTTTCGTAATATCACATTCCTTATTTTCTTTGTTTTCAGCCTGACGCTGAATGCACAAAAGGTAGAAATACTTTACTTCACAGACGCGCATCAGATTTTTCCGGTGGATGATGTAGACGGTGGAAGAGGTGGTGTTGCCCGCCTAAAGACGATTGCAGATAAGCTTAGGGCAAAAAATCCAAATACCTTGGTGATTCATGGAGGAGATTTGTGTGGGGGTGTTCTGTTTGGCGGGATGTACAAAGGAGAACCCATGATTGAAGCTTTTAATCAAGTTCCTGTTGATGTCTGCAATTTTGGACAGCATGAATTTGATTTTGGCGCCAAACATACCATTGAACTTCTATCCAAATCTAAATCGCAGTGGTTTACGTCCAATCTTAAAAATAGAGATGGTGATGTGTTTGGTAATTTACCTGCTTTTTTGATAAAAAAAATAGGCGGTTTGCGAATCGGGTTTATCGGGCTGACTGACGCCATGAATACAAGTATTCATGATGATTTGGTGGTTCAGGAGGATTTGTTTATTGCTGTTTCGGAGCTTCTGCCTGAAATGGGGAATGTTGATTTTTTGGTACTTATTACCCAAACCAATTTGGATACCAATCGGAAATTATTGGAACAGTTTCCTGAAATTGATCTGATTTTAACCGAAGAGCAGTTCGAGCACGAAAGCAATATTTTTTACAAAGGGAGTGTTCCGATTGTTGCTACTGCAGGGAACATGAGTTCAGTTGCTAAACTGAGTCTTGAAAAGAATAAAAAGCCACTCGTTGAAATTATTCCTTTAAATAGTACTGTGCTTCCAGAGAAGTATTTAAGAGATATGGAGCTGTATTATAAAAAAGACATGGAATTGCAATTGTCCGAAAAGATTGGTCGCTTGGAAGCTCCTCTTCGTTTTAGAGATGGGATTATCGGCGAAAGCCTTGCCGGAAATTTAATTACTGATGCTTTTCGGGGATTGCACAATTCCAATGTTGGAATTATTAATGGAGGAGGAATAAGAGCTGATGTCCCTGCAGGAAATTTCACTTTAAAATCTGTTCGTTCGCTACTTCCTTTTGGAAATAAAATCTGTCAAATACTAATTAAGGGGAAGGAATTGAAAGAACTTTTAAAAGAGCATGCCGCAGATAAAAGTGGTCAATTACTTCAGGTTTCAGGTATTAGTTACCAATATACCTCTGCCGACAACAAGATCGTTGTTGAGAGGAATGGCGAGGAGTTGGACGATGAGGAATTGTTGACGGTTTCCTTGAATAATTACTGTTTGGGTAATTTAAAAGGGGAATTTGAAGTTTTAATCGATGAAATAAACCCTAAAGCAATTGAGGATTTTGAAGTACTTAAAGCATACTGCAAAAAAATGAAAGTTGTAAAGCCTGTTTTGGAAGGGCGAATTTTAATTTTGTCCGAATAAATAATCACTGAACATATCGTTATATTTTATGGTAAATATTATATTTACCTTCAGATAATTAGAAAATTGATATGTGATGTTGAAACGAATGATCTTCTTGTTGGTGTTCTTAAGCATTTACTCTTATTGTGTAAATGCGCAAGTTCAGCCTCAAGAATCGAAATACTTCTTTTTTATTGAGCCAGAGCTAATGCTTGGTAAAACAGTTTCAAACTACAATGATTTCCCAAAAACGGATGCTGTTCAATCAGTCTTCCTGAGTGTTGGAATAAAGGATACCCGTAATCTGCATTCCAGCCAATACTATAACCATCCGACCACGGGGCTGAGTTTTTCCTATTCCAATTTTGGCAATGATTCAATTCTGGGTAAAGCTTATGGCATTATGCCTTTTATCCAATTTCATCCTTGGGGACATCTGCAAAAAGCATGGTCGCTAAAATTTGGAATGGGGGGAAGTTATTTTACGAAATCGTATGAGGATAGTGAACAAAATTTAGCGATTGGGTCTAAATTAACCTGGTCTTTTCAGGCTTTTCTGTATCGTGAATTATTTGCGCTGAATCGACTGAACTTTCGGATTGGGGCAGGTTATCTGCACTCTTCAAATGGTCACACCAAATTACCGAATATGGGCTTAAATTCCGCTCATGTTAGTCTTTCTTGTCAGTGGAATTCCCGAATATTGATTTCAAAGAAGAAAGATGTTTATTTGGGCACAGATGCCGATCCAGATCGAAAATATTTTATAAATGTGCGAACCGGATTGGGGATTCATGAATATGGAGGGAAAAGCAAGCCTGTTGGTGGCGAAAAAGGCAATGTTTACTCGACAGCTTTAAGCGGAGGAATTCTTTTTAAGCAACATCTTAAGGTTCGTGCGGGTTTTACTTATCGCTTTTACGAACATTATTACGATCAAATAGAGGAGAGCGCAAATGAAGATTATATTGATTCTCCTTCGTGGAATGCTTCAAACATCTATTTTCACTTGGGAAGTGAATTCTTGATTGGGCATTTTGGATTGGATATTGAAGGTGGATTGAATCTTTTTAAACCATTCTATAGTGAATACTACAAAACCTATGGAGGAGGTGCGAGTGAAGTGAAATACAAGTTGAAAAAGTATTTCTCGAGCAGAATGGGACTTAATTTTTATTTCATAAATACAAATAAGTTGCCGAAGAATAATTTCTTTATCGGAGCAAATATCAATGCCAATTTTGGTCAGGCCGATTTCTCGGAAGTGAATTTCGGTTACACTTATACTTTTTTGTAACTAATACCTGCAGGTAAAACAAGTATGTGTTCGTTTCACCTGCAGATTTTTAATTGTGTGTCTACATTAGGCTGATTGCCAGAGTCAGATAAAAACTACGTCCTGGAGCATAAATTGCTTGATTACTGCCTTTTATCGATCTGTTTAGATGCTCGTAATAGGCTTCATCAAAAAGATTTCTTACACCACCAACTAAGCTGATTTTATCCGAGAAATCGTAAGATGCTTTAATATCGGCAAGGGTAAAAGCGGGTGTTTTGCTTTCGCCGTAATTACTTGATATTCTATTTTGCTCTATTGCATGTCGAATCATTATTTCCGGATGAAACTTATTTTTGCAAAAGGAAGCTCCCAGTGCATATCGAATATCGAGCGGTGGTATTTCAGGCAAGGGCTGATTGAAATCTATGTTTTTGGCATAGGTGTAGGCAATATTTGCCTTGTGATAAATGGAAGATGTAATTTTCTGATACCAGGATAATTCGAAACCTCGCATAACTGCTTTATCGATGTTGTAATATTGTTTCACACCAGGTGCAGAGGCTAATCTAGGTGTTAAATCGGCTCTGATTTGTGAGCTAATGTAATCTCGTAACATGGATGCAAAAAGAGTGATGCCCAATTCGGATTGATCGGTTTTCCAGGTGAAGCTATAGTCCAGCTGGTAGTTTTTCTCCGATTTCAATCTTGCATTTCCAATCCTCTCGTACGGATCAACATCTACCGCTAAATAGTTGATGAAACGTTCGGTTATGCTTCCGCTGCGTTCTGCTCTGCCCAACCACAATCCCATTCTTATTTGCTTCGAAAAATCGTGGGTGGCTCCAAAACTTGCTGAAATATTTAGTTTGTCGGATGGATTTTTTGGATTGGCATTTACAAATTCGGTGGTTATTTCTCTACTCTTGGCACTGTTGTGTTCCAAGCGGGTAGAGGCAACAAAATAGACTTCTTGTATTGCAAAATGATATTCTCCAAACAAAGCCATCTTGGAAATTTTACTATCCTGCCAAAGGTTATCAAAAAGAGTTTTTCCTGCCATTGGCCCTATTAGCATTTCGCGGGAACGGATTCCTTCTGCTTCTTCCGCTTTGTAGTCGATGCCAGCAAATAGAGAACTGGTATTGAATTGAAAGCTTGCCTCCGATCGACCGCCATAGTTTTTGGTTTTCGCCAAAGTGATCGCATTCACCGTTCTCGGATTCAAATCTTTTGTCAGGTTATCCATGATGTGATCAACAAAAGAGCCGTAAATGGAAGTGGATAGGGAGCTAATGCTTGAGTTCCTGAAGTTGATTTTATGAGCAAGACTAAACAACCAGGTATCATCTTCTCGCAAATCCATATTCAGGGCAGGAAAATCAACATCTTTGGCGAAGTTGTTGTTTGCCGATAGTTTGATGCTCTGAGAATCGGATAGTTTAAATACACTGCTCATTCCGATGTTGCGTCGGTTAAAACCGGAAGGAGTTTTATTGCCATTGCCATCTTCGTAATCATCCCCTTCGCTGTAGGCTCCGTAAACACCAAAATTGTAAAATTCCCCTTTGGCTCCGGCCAAGGCTTCTGTGCGAAATACATTGCCATTACTTTCGTAACTGCCGCTTGCCCTGCCAAATGCTTTTGTGGAATCACTAAAACTTACAGGTGCCGATTTAAAATGGATACTTCCACCAAAAGCATTCCCAAATCGTAGTGAATGCGGACCTTTTACAATTTCTACCCGATCGACCATGCTCATTGGAATTTGACTTGCCGGAGGATCCATTCGGTTTGGGCAAGCCGCAGTTGCGCTCATTCCATTGTCCATTACCAGGTTTAACTGATCGTATTTAAATCCGCGAAGCACAGGATCGAAACCATAGCTTCCACTTTTTCGAATGCCGCCAATTAAAGCACTCTGGCTTAGAAAATCGCCAGCGTCGTGCGATAACTTATCGCTGATACGGACTTTCATGATATCGCTTTTAGCAGTGCTGTTTGCTCTTGCAATTACTGTAGTTGGGAGTAATGAAATATATGATTGGGTGAGAGTTAATACTCCATTTTGTAATGCTTCCTGTAGTCTATCGCTTGGTATTTCAAGTTTGCCATAGTTAACATGAGAAATTTGAAGCTTTTCTGCAGCGATAAATTTGATCGAAATGTCTCCTTCAAGGGTACTTGTTCCTTTCTGATTCTGATAAATGAAATGGGCATACGAGATTGACTCTCCAGTGTCAGCATCCTGCAATTTAATAGTTTGTTGTGAATGCGCTTGCATCCCAATTAATAGGAAACAAACGATTAGAATATTTTTCATTCCTGTGTATTTTAGGTAGAGTAATTACTTGGTATGGGTAGTTTGCTTGGGTCGTTAAATTACGATGCAAGCCTCCCAATAAAGTTTGATTAACAGTGAATTATCAATTTATGATTGATAACAAGAATTGATCAGAATTTGATTTTTGGAGGATGAAAAATATCAAATGAATGTTGAATGGGATGCAATGGTTCCGAGTAAACTAATCGTTTTTCTGAACCAAGAATTTCAGGTTCCTTTTTAAGGATACTTATGCTTTGAATAAATAGTTGATATTCTTTTTCAGTGATTTGTTTATCCTTTGTAGACTCTTCTTTTTCGTGTTCTTGTATTTGTTTTTTTAAGTGACACTTTCCATTGCACTTCATTTCAGGTTTGTCTTTATTGGTACAAATTGCGGCAAAATAATCCTGATTTATTGTAAAGTTCACAG contains:
- a CDS encoding ATP-binding protein; translated protein: MNLKFLYCIGFTMNNKDLKHMKSDKEKNLPINSLGILETLNKHLEDYLNLLAQNLTTERLSQLILKEFIDVSNLFITICDQEYNKVQTGKNLDFTTIHSLHYLLAELFKDTMLIHRDVLLQVHISQNKKQESLVDEKAVLNHLKESKAILEKAINSLVQKISAERNPLQHTDKKRKKLISKAKHQQNPWEVYKNQFLTIQNQAKEIEKSTQTLSDVILIFKDIKNHTQTICSTLINELESSKQTIAMVMDSVKNLDEPVKTSDTISIIEDILDDLDLKNPQQESYAFDIESKIAALKENNIPVASEDGLLLIKKINFNKSAKKWLNYMLFPDLIELWQNRVNLIAFYKHSLLNLKSSLTLLKNNNTLETLPSQVQSLQNLLQSVNTNEKLQRKIISQVQENLNSEFLVTNIYDAEDFLKVSLQSSITQLTSSKNNFFLDVEKRIKNLQSFFSTRYEISTVKSPFKKLENASKCIEYRTFKASNVHYDTLFLNKNFIGDLFLVPRESEKQKLQETLNLWKKGHSKAILVVGNNLSGKSTFIESVAKDYFDKQSIVLEVDSTISVEGRKFKTTKNLAEALQHIKKHTYNFKPLLVIDNLELWRDKNHSFLNNVRAAIEFIESESDQVFVIMTTSNAMQSHLDKRLPFSHSFSSIIDVNKAKVDEIYKAILLRHGASHRSLVNEKGLPLLNKQLELYVQKLCRDYDYNMGEVLQAWTYAITTADDNNVVYQEKEYEFEDFFNNEEIIILKYVLLYKHINEIVLKNFLGKQYDSSFKSGLKRLTNTKVFLRNPEGNLVLNPVLYHNIREILKYRGVLN
- a CDS encoding TonB-dependent receptor domain-containing protein, which encodes MKNILIVCFLLIGMQAHSQQTIKLQDADTGESISYAHFIYQNQKGTSTLEGDISIKFIAAEKLQISHVNYGKLEIPSDRLQEALQNGVLTLTQSYISLLPTTVIARANSTAKSDIMKVRISDKLSHDAGDFLSQSALIGGIRKSGSYGFDPVLRGFKYDQLNLVMDNGMSATAACPNRMDPPASQIPMSMVDRVEIVKGPHSLRFGNAFGGSIHFKSAPVSFSDSTKAFGRASGSYESNGNVFRTEALAGAKGEFYNFGVYGAYSEGDDYEDGNGNKTPSGFNRRNIGMSSVFKLSDSQSIKLSANNNFAKDVDFPALNMDLREDDTWLFSLAHKINFRNSSISSLSTSIYGSFVDHIMDNLTKDLNPRTVNAITLAKTKNYGGRSEASFQFNTSSLFAGIDYKAEEAEGIRSREMLIGPMAGKTLFDNLWQDSKISKMALFGEYHFAIQEVYFVASTRLEHNSAKSREITTEFVNANPKNPSDKLNISASFGATHDFSKQIRMGLWLGRAERSGSITERFINYLAVDVDPYERIGNARLKSEKNYQLDYSFTWKTDQSELGITLFASMLRDYISSQIRADLTPRLASAPGVKQYYNIDKAVMRGFELSWYQKITSSIYHKANIAYTYAKNIDFNQPLPEIPPLDIRYALGASFCKNKFHPEIMIRHAIEQNRISSNYGESKTPAFTLADIKASYDFSDKISLVGGVRNLFDEAYYEHLNRSIKGSNQAIYAPGRSFYLTLAISLM
- a CDS encoding cation:proton antiporter domain-containing protein, coding for MEIISSYNLIIEVSIIIILSFLFNGLSRKTNIPAVLMLIVLGVGLQYILKHFNAETLNFFPILEVLGIVGLIMIVLEAALELELKREKLVPILKSFTVALTGLILSTWAVVLILYNFIPGMTMQSAWLYATPLSILSSAIIIPSVSGLSASKKEFHIYESTFSDIMGIMMFYFLTGKLNPAEDSGVTGFAGNILLTIIISLVASYAIILIFQRIKSQVKLFLLIAVLLLLYALGKKMHLSSLIIILIFGLVIANMKLFFKGKLSKLIDFDKAHHIYHELHTITAETAFVVRTFFFVIFGLSIAVSSLLSLNVTIISFLILISIYAIRYIILRIFSGKDIIPQLFIAPRGLITVLLFYSIPAEAQIADFEPGILLCVIIGTSLIMTFAMIYDKYRNSMAINIASGRKVESVKWKAPSIDNL
- a CDS encoding acyloxyacyl hydrolase; protein product: MLKRMIFLLVFLSIYSYCVNAQVQPQESKYFFFIEPELMLGKTVSNYNDFPKTDAVQSVFLSVGIKDTRNLHSSQYYNHPTTGLSFSYSNFGNDSILGKAYGIMPFIQFHPWGHLQKAWSLKFGMGGSYFTKSYEDSEQNLAIGSKLTWSFQAFLYRELFALNRLNFRIGAGYLHSSNGHTKLPNMGLNSAHVSLSCQWNSRILISKKKDVYLGTDADPDRKYFINVRTGLGIHEYGGKSKPVGGEKGNVYSTALSGGILFKQHLKVRAGFTYRFYEHYYDQIEESANEDYIDSPSWNASNIYFHLGSEFLIGHFGLDIEGGLNLFKPFYSEYYKTYGGGASEVKYKLKKYFSSRMGLNFYFINTNKLPKNNFFIGANINANFGQADFSEVNFGYTYTFL
- a CDS encoding bifunctional metallophosphatase/5'-nucleotidase, producing the protein MFRNITFLIFFVFSLTLNAQKVEILYFTDAHQIFPVDDVDGGRGGVARLKTIADKLRAKNPNTLVIHGGDLCGGVLFGGMYKGEPMIEAFNQVPVDVCNFGQHEFDFGAKHTIELLSKSKSQWFTSNLKNRDGDVFGNLPAFLIKKIGGLRIGFIGLTDAMNTSIHDDLVVQEDLFIAVSELLPEMGNVDFLVLITQTNLDTNRKLLEQFPEIDLILTEEQFEHESNIFYKGSVPIVATAGNMSSVAKLSLEKNKKPLVEIIPLNSTVLPEKYLRDMELYYKKDMELQLSEKIGRLEAPLRFRDGIIGESLAGNLITDAFRGLHNSNVGIINGGGIRADVPAGNFTLKSVRSLLPFGNKICQILIKGKELKELLKEHAADKSGQLLQVSGISYQYTSADNKIVVERNGEELDDEELLTVSLNNYCLGNLKGEFEVLIDEINPKAIEDFEVLKAYCKKMKVVKPVLEGRILILSE